One genomic window of Amyelois transitella isolate CPQ chromosome 8, ilAmyTran1.1, whole genome shotgun sequence includes the following:
- the LOC106137336 gene encoding probable methylthioribulose-1-phosphate dehydratase, translated as MSEYGPEHPRNLIPELCNQFYHLGWVTGTGGGISIKEGEKIYIAPSGVQKERMKPDDLFVQTIDDEDLELPPPDKKLKKSQCTPLFMLAYRERGAGAVIHTHSPHAVRCTLLYDTEFVITHQEMIKGIKDAKLGRYLRYDEKLVVPIIENTPFERDLADSLGEALRKYPGTSAVLVRRHGVYVWGDTWQSAKTMTECYDYLFEMAVEMKKLGLDPALNPEVKENGKS; from the exons ATGAGCGAATATGGAccg GAACATCCAAGGAATTTAATTCCGGAGCTATGCAACCAATTCTACCATTTGGGATGGGTTACTGGCACAGGAGGAGGTATTTCGATAAAGGAAGG TGAGAAAATCTACATAGCCCCGTCGGGAGTGCAGAAGGAACGTATGAAGCCGGATGACTTGTTTGTGCAGACCATAGATGATGAAGACTTGGAACTGCCACCTCCTGACAAGaa attaaaaaaaagccaATGCACCCCGCTGTTCATGCTGGCGTACAGAgagcgcggcgcgggcgcagtgATCCACACGCACTCGCCGCACGCCGTGCGCTGCACCTTGTTGTACGACACGGAGTTTGTGATCACGCATCAGGAGATGATCAAG GGTATAAAAGACGCAAAACTGGGCCGCTATCTCCGCTACGACGAGAAACTGGTTGTGCCCATAATAGAGAACACTCCTTTCGAACGAGACTTGGCTGATAGTTTGGGTGAAGCTCTCAGAAAATACCCTGGCACCAGCGCAGTGCTGGTGAGAAGGCATGGTGTGTACGTTTGGGGGGACACGTGGCAATCGGCTAAGACTAT GACAGAATGTTACGACTACCTGTTCGAGATGGCAGTGGAAATGAAGAAACTTGGGCTGGATCCCGCTTTGAACCCGGAAGTAAAGGAGAATGGCAAATCTTGA
- the LOC106137331 gene encoding uncharacterized protein LOC106137331, whose product MNRNQRKYGRGPARFNALADNLAKSEPFKKNDIEEVLAPKARSQGKPVKPMTNRCCFVSPDCKDFGQQQNETQQDQYQQLILEQYGFDPVLPDTINQLKELRKVLCGNSSKVENCSQYVNPKEKTTELGSDEFGWQNIDNADEIDKYIKDDKEKLESDTSLPQNVHISEIPRVKIIAEKYSKLKKNNVEVRQLVEKVVCIEYDIYKGNNTAKPKQKLRAFFAVKPTAKVGKDGSKDNLLLLKEKFDIGEEDLNKLNRKEIEIIDGKIQENKPYLEDLRRILKRNQAIYTKKNKTSLDLLSLYEMAKKESPFLDEEFSHTNFLSKAELEEFKQLILKKCTSSVTGISRKKVRTDRDNLSEQDKKCDDLSNSLVTVLLQE is encoded by the exons atgaacagaaATCAACGCAAATATGGTAGGGGTCCAGCGAGGTTTAATGCACTAGCTGATAATCTGGCAAAGAGTGAGCCTTTCAAGAAGAATGATATTGAAGAAGTGTTAGCACCCAAAGCCAGGTCTCAGGGTAAGCCTGTGAAACCTATGACCAACAGATGCTGCTTTGTTAGTCCAGATTGCAAAGATTTTGGACAACAGCAGAATGAAACTCAGCAGGACCAG taCCAACAATTAATCCTTGAACAGTACGGCTTCGACCCAGTATTGCCTGATACTATAAACCAGTTGAAAGAACTAAGAAAAGTGCTCTGTGGCAACAGCTCTAAGGTTGAAAATTGCTCACAGTATGTTAATCCGAAGGAAAAAACTACAGAGTTAGGATCAGATGAGTTTGGTTGGCAAAACATTGACAATGCTGATGAGattgataaatacataaaagatGACAAAG AAAAATTGGAATCAGACACTTCGCTCCCCCAAAACGTTCACATATCAGAGATACCTAGAGTGAAAATAATCGCTGAAAAGTACTCGAAATTGAAGAAGAATAACGTGGAAGTCCGCCAGTTGGTAGAGAAAGTTGTTTGCATCGAGTACGACATTTACAAGGGGAACAATACGGCTAAGCCTAAACAGAAGCTTAGAGCTTTTTTCGCTGTGAAACCAACGGCGAAAGTTGGAAAAGACGGTAGTAAAG ATAATCTACTCCTACTCAAAGAGAAATTCGACATTGGCGAAGAGGACTTAAACAAACTAAATCGCAAGGAAATCGAGATAATCGACGGCAAGATACAGGAAAACAAACCGTATTTGGAAGACTTAAGGCGCATACTCAAACGCAACCAGGCTATATAcactaaaaagaataaaacatcGCTAGATTTACTCTCCTTGTATGAAATGGCGAAGAAAGAAAGTCCTTTTTTGGACGAAGAGTTTTCTCATAcaaattttttatctaaagCCGAATTGGAAGAATTTAAGCAATTGATATTGAAAAAGTGTACGTCTAGCGTCACTGGGATAAGTAGAAAGAAGGTGAGAACGGACAGAGACAATCTGTCAGAGCAGGACAAAAAATGCGATGATCTCTCCAATAGTCTAGTCACTGTACTGTTGCAAGAGTGA